The Thermocrinis ruber genome has a window encoding:
- a CDS encoding slipin family protein, producing the protein MDFSPLIVIAILVVIFLAASLRIVPEYQRAVIFRLGRVIGAKGPGLFILIPIIDRMVKVDLRTVTLDVPTQDIITKDNVSVSVDAVVYFRVVDPVRAIVEVENYLYATSQIAQTTLRSVCGAVELDELLSEREKLNLQLQEIIDRQTDPWGVKVVAVELKRIDLPEELRRAMARQAEAERERRAKIITAEAEYQAAQKLADAAQILASQPLALQLRYLETIQNVVSKPGNTVLIPLPIEMLSYFAKDGSKVQGQGQ; encoded by the coding sequence ATGGATTTTTCACCACTCATAGTAATAGCCATACTGGTGGTTATCTTTTTGGCTGCTTCCCTAAGGATAGTGCCCGAGTATCAAAGGGCGGTTATATTCCGTTTGGGAAGGGTAATAGGTGCCAAGGGACCGGGTCTCTTTATACTGATTCCCATAATAGACCGAATGGTAAAGGTGGACCTCCGGACTGTCACTTTGGATGTGCCCACCCAGGATATCATCACAAAGGACAATGTGTCTGTTAGCGTGGATGCGGTGGTTTATTTTAGGGTAGTGGACCCGGTAAGGGCAATCGTAGAGGTGGAAAATTATCTTTATGCCACCTCCCAGATAGCCCAAACTACCCTCAGGAGCGTCTGCGGTGCGGTGGAGCTGGATGAACTTCTCTCGGAGAGGGAAAAGCTAAACTTACAGCTTCAGGAGATCATAGACAGGCAAACGGACCCTTGGGGTGTAAAGGTTGTAGCGGTGGAGCTCAAAAGGATTGACCTTCCGGAGGAGCTAAGGCGTGCTATGGCAAGGCAGGCGGAGGCAGAAAGGGAAAGGAGGGCAAAGATCATAACCGCAGAGGCAGAATACCAAGCAGCGCAGAAATTGGCAGACGCAGCCCAAATCCTTGCATCTCAGCCTTTAGCCCTCCAGCTAAGATACTTAGAAACCATACAGAACGTGGTCTCAAAGCCCGGAAACACGGTTCTTATACCATTGCCCATAGAGATGCTCTCCTATTTTGCTAAGGATGGTTCAAAGGTACAGGGTCAAGGTCAATAG
- a CDS encoding DUF58 domain-containing protein, whose product MVQRYRVKVNRAGVFFTGVTIFLGVSAVNTSNNLLYLVVSFLLSFMLLSGMLSLYNLKGLSLELIPPKEVFAQRAENFKLILKNQKRFPSFSLSVEAQGSRAFFPILKKEEVGFITLKFPRRGYYDKISVKVSSSFPVGLFERFFYMDVPVNLMVYPYPIAVSKNIRVEGLQRGEWLTVGRRRGYEHLHSVREYMGEPVKLIHWKLSAKVGKLYVKDFLAEESPPVVLSLDMVDGGLEDKLSKLTYLVLEYSKKGTPVGLRLDGVYLEPALGEEHKRRMLRELALFGDSPRVRA is encoded by the coding sequence ATGGTTCAAAGGTACAGGGTCAAGGTCAATAGGGCGGGCGTCTTTTTCACAGGGGTGACCATATTCCTTGGCGTATCCGCGGTAAATACCTCCAACAATCTGCTCTATTTGGTGGTCTCCTTTTTGCTCTCCTTTATGCTACTCTCGGGCATGCTTTCCCTTTACAACCTGAAGGGTTTGAGCCTTGAGCTCATACCACCCAAGGAGGTTTTTGCCCAAAGGGCTGAGAACTTTAAACTCATCCTAAAAAATCAAAAGAGATTTCCCTCCTTTAGCCTTTCGGTGGAGGCACAGGGCTCAAGGGCTTTCTTTCCCATTCTGAAAAAGGAGGAGGTGGGCTTTATAACCTTAAAGTTTCCAAGAAGGGGCTACTATGACAAAATATCCGTTAAGGTTTCCTCCTCCTTTCCCGTGGGGCTCTTTGAGAGGTTCTTCTACATGGATGTTCCCGTAAACTTGATGGTCTATCCTTACCCTATAGCTGTTTCAAAGAATATAAGGGTGGAGGGTTTGCAAAGGGGAGAATGGCTAACCGTTGGAAGAAGAAGGGGTTATGAGCATCTTCATTCCGTCAGGGAGTATATGGGGGAACCCGTAAAGCTTATCCACTGGAAGTTGTCCGCAAAGGTTGGAAAGCTCTACGTTAAGGACTTTTTGGCGGAGGAGAGCCCGCCGGTGGTTCTAAGCTTGGATATGGTGGATGGTGGCTTAGAGGATAAGCTTTCAAAGTTAACCTATCTGGTCTTGGAGTATTCAAAAAAGGGCACGCCAGTGGGCTTAAGGCTGGATGGTGTTTACCTTGAGCCTGCCTTGGGTGAAGAGCACAAAAGAAGGATGCTCAGAGAGTTAGCCCTCTTCGGTGATAGCCCTAGGGTAAGAGCCTAA
- the pheA gene encoding prephenate dehydratase, with translation MEEIKRLRAEIDVIDEEILKLLNKRAKLAKSIGEIKKQLNLEIHSPEREREVIDRLVKLNKELYGEEFPSEAVKHVFREIMSACLSLEKELRVAYLGPKATFTHQASLEHFGLSAYYIPVPTIRDVFVEVETERVDYGVVPVENTTEGVVNYTLDMFLEFSVKIVGEVVIPIKLHLLSTSRSLEEIKEVYSHRQALAQCRNWLEKNLPHAKLIETDSTARACEIVLEREGSAAIASEVASYTYHLNILAENIQDNLSNYTRFLVLGKRDMKRTGKDKTSILFAVRDEVGALYKALESFYKYGVNLTKIESRPSKKKAWDYVFFADVEGHIEDENVRLALEMLKERTQMVKVLGSYPRAITEEG, from the coding sequence ATGGAAGAGATAAAAAGGCTCAGGGCTGAAATTGATGTTATAGATGAAGAAATACTAAAGCTACTCAATAAAAGGGCTAAGCTTGCCAAGTCCATTGGAGAAATAAAAAAACAGCTCAACTTGGAGATCCATTCACCCGAAAGGGAGAGGGAGGTTATAGATAGGCTGGTAAAACTGAACAAGGAGCTCTATGGAGAAGAGTTTCCTTCAGAAGCGGTAAAGCATGTCTTTAGGGAGATTATGTCCGCGTGCCTCTCTTTGGAAAAAGAGCTAAGGGTTGCATACCTTGGACCAAAGGCAACCTTTACCCATCAAGCGAGCTTGGAACACTTTGGACTTTCTGCCTATTATATACCCGTTCCCACTATAAGGGATGTCTTTGTGGAGGTTGAAACGGAAAGGGTAGATTACGGCGTGGTTCCGGTGGAAAACACCACAGAAGGAGTAGTCAATTACACCTTGGACATGTTCTTAGAATTTAGCGTAAAGATCGTAGGGGAGGTGGTAATACCCATAAAACTGCACCTTCTTTCAACGAGCAGAAGCTTGGAGGAGATAAAGGAGGTCTATTCCCATAGACAGGCACTTGCCCAGTGCAGAAACTGGCTTGAAAAGAACCTACCTCATGCCAAGCTAATAGAGACCGACAGCACCGCAAGGGCTTGCGAGATCGTTCTGGAAAGGGAAGGAAGCGCTGCAATAGCCAGCGAGGTTGCCTCCTACACCTATCACCTAAACATACTGGCGGAAAACATTCAAGATAACCTCAGCAACTACACACGCTTTTTGGTGCTTGGCAAAAGGGATATGAAAAGAACGGGCAAAGATAAAACCAGCATTCTCTTTGCGGTCAGGGATGAGGTAGGAGCCCTTTATAAAGCCCTGGAGAGTTTTTACAAATACGGAGTAAATCTTACAAAGATTGAATCAAGACCATCAAAGAAAAAGGCTTGGGATTATGTCTTTTTTGCGGACGTGGAGGGACACATTGAGGACGAGAATGTGAGGTTAGCCCTTGAGATGCTAAAAGAGAGAACCCAGATGGTAAAGGTATTAGGCTCTTACCCTAGGGCTATCACCGAAGAGGGCTAA
- the lipA gene encoding lipoyl synthase, whose translation MAKPLLVLSKTHQLKALLRRTSLHTVCEESRCPNISQCFGSGTATFMILGNQCTRACSFCNLKRGNPEPLDPEEPYRLLEAVKTLNLRYVVITSPTRDDLEDGGAGQFAKCIRVLKENIQNIKVEVLVPDFGGSHQALKTVLLAEPDVLAHNVETVPRLYQRVRKGADYQRSLELLKRAKELNPNIITKSALILGFGEREEEIVEVMKDLRRVGCDVLTIGQYYQPSKRHHPVVKLYTQEEFERLKEIALSLGFSHVFSGPNVRSSYMAERVFYNYL comes from the coding sequence ATGGCTAAGCCCCTTTTGGTTTTGAGCAAAACCCACCAACTGAAGGCCCTTTTAAGAAGGACAAGCCTACATACCGTCTGCGAAGAATCCCGATGTCCCAACATCTCTCAATGCTTTGGCTCCGGCACTGCCACCTTTATGATCCTTGGAAATCAATGCACGAGGGCTTGCAGTTTTTGCAACTTAAAGAGGGGAAATCCGGAACCCCTGGACCCAGAGGAGCCCTACCGCCTTTTGGAAGCGGTTAAGACTTTAAACCTCAGGTATGTGGTAATCACCTCCCCCACCAGGGATGACCTGGAGGATGGTGGAGCAGGACAGTTTGCCAAATGCATAAGGGTCTTAAAGGAAAACATCCAGAACATCAAGGTGGAGGTTCTTGTGCCCGATTTTGGTGGCTCTCACCAAGCTTTAAAAACTGTCCTCTTGGCGGAGCCCGATGTGTTAGCCCACAATGTGGAAACGGTACCAAGACTATATCAGAGGGTCAGAAAGGGTGCGGATTATCAAAGAAGCTTAGAACTTTTAAAAAGGGCAAAGGAACTCAACCCAAACATCATAACCAAGTCTGCCCTCATCCTGGGCTTTGGAGAAAGGGAGGAAGAGATCGTGGAAGTTATGAAAGATCTAAGAAGGGTAGGGTGTGATGTGTTAACCATTGGGCAGTATTACCAACCTTCCAAGAGGCATCACCCAGTGGTTAAGCTTTACACCCAAGAGGAGTTTGAAAGGTTAAAAGAGATTGCCCTCAGCCTGGGCTTTAGCCATGTCTTCAGTGGTCCCAATGTTAGAAGCTCCTATATGGCAGAGAGAGTGTTTTATAATTATCTCTAA
- a CDS encoding IS200/IS605 family accessory protein TnpB-related protein: MFVSLQFKLEMKKEDKEKLIKLMRKQSSAIRVAYNMLKELEKEKTKNPHAQIYHRLRQLFPELPTRYIDSAIYKAKQYPTDKPVVFGSKRLFEKLCKNHLTGKAREKLKKQWRELRQGTLIAIGSKHKTAQGNLLLRFTELNGKLHLRITTGSREFIYAKVLREPSNSKDKWLTFMAMLLESWQTKNYFAYTVELKLRDGEIYGSVSFEIPMPKVKHTKENGVIAIDINASPIHLAIAEVSKTGELLSYQTISLHHLLGLSQNSKDHQEWILAHRIVDLAIQKGKAIAIENLKKLKKGMRGDGKAELRKRLHQWNAKKFLQKLKRVAMLKGVEVIEVNPAYTSIIGMLKYAPQLHIDKDVAGAYVIGRRALGFKEDMPENYERLLKDKAYLEFALKRYEKREEELRELTEKESNEYKKNALKSELRSVENARKLLINLIQSLQSEPSSCEGANGRNPKQGRVAKTTLQSAWQVLKVALLFPILGKVLPRDLSPLKPVLVEGLWDRVRSRLVPLEAGGTVPTRDF; this comes from the coding sequence ATGTTTGTTAGCTTACAGTTCAAGCTTGAAATGAAAAAGGAAGACAAAGAAAAACTCATAAAGCTAATGCGCAAGCAATCCTCCGCCATCCGAGTTGCATACAACATGCTAAAGGAGTTGGAAAAAGAGAAAACAAAAAATCCACACGCCCAAATATACCACAGACTAAGACAGCTATTTCCTGAGTTGCCAACAAGATACATTGACTCAGCCATTTACAAAGCTAAACAATATCCCACCGATAAACCAGTGGTGTTTGGAAGCAAAAGACTTTTTGAAAAACTCTGTAAAAACCACCTTACAGGGAAAGCAAGGGAAAAACTTAAAAAACAATGGAGAGAATTAAGACAGGGAACATTGATTGCCATAGGTTCAAAACATAAAACCGCACAGGGTAATCTACTACTCAGGTTTACGGAACTGAATGGAAAACTGCATCTAAGAATTACCACAGGAAGCAGAGAGTTTATCTACGCCAAAGTGTTAAGAGAACCCAGCAACAGCAAAGACAAGTGGCTCACCTTTATGGCTATGCTTTTAGAAAGCTGGCAAACAAAAAACTACTTTGCCTATACAGTGGAGTTAAAGCTAAGAGATGGAGAGATTTATGGGAGTGTATCCTTTGAAATCCCAATGCCTAAAGTGAAACACACAAAAGAGAACGGAGTAATAGCCATAGACATAAACGCATCACCCATACACTTAGCCATAGCGGAAGTGTCAAAAACTGGAGAACTACTAAGCTATCAAACAATCAGCTTACACCACCTTTTAGGACTTTCTCAAAACAGCAAAGACCATCAGGAGTGGATATTAGCCCATCGGATAGTAGATTTAGCCATTCAGAAAGGTAAAGCAATAGCAATAGAAAACCTAAAGAAACTCAAAAAAGGAATGCGTGGAGATGGGAAAGCTGAGTTAAGAAAAAGACTTCATCAGTGGAACGCCAAAAAGTTTTTGCAAAAGCTAAAAAGGGTAGCAATGTTAAAGGGAGTGGAAGTGATAGAGGTCAATCCTGCCTATACATCAATCATAGGCATGCTAAAGTATGCACCACAGTTGCACATAGACAAAGACGTAGCGGGTGCTTATGTGATAGGAAGAAGGGCACTGGGCTTTAAAGAGGACATGCCTGAGAATTACGAAAGGCTGCTAAAAGACAAAGCATATTTAGAGTTTGCCCTAAAGAGGTATGAAAAAAGGGAAGAGGAACTTAGAGAACTTACAGAGAAGGAAAGCAACGAATACAAGAAAAACGCACTAAAAAGCGAACTAAGGAGTGTAGAGAATGCAAGAAAGCTATTAATCAATCTCATACAAAGCCTTCAGAGTGAGCCAAGCTCCTGTGAGGGAGCCAATGGAAGGAATCCCAAGCAGGGAAGGGTGGCAAAAACTACCCTTCAAAGTGCTTGGCAAGTTCTGAAGGTAGCCCTCCTCTTCCCTATTCTTGGAAAGGTCTTACCAAGGGACCTTTCCCCTCTGAAGCCAGTGTTGGTGGAAGGGTTGTGGGATAGGGTGAGGAGTAGGTTAGTTCCCTTAGAGGCTGGGGGGACGGTCCCAACAAGGGATTTTTAG
- the thrC gene encoding threonine synthase, translated as MDYWKGIIHHYREYLPVNENTPIITLYEGNTPLVHAQNLAREIGFKGEIFLKYEGLNPTGSFKDRGMTLAISKAVEAGKKAVICASTGNTSASAAAYAAKAGLKAYVLLPKGAVALGKLSQAVIYGAQVIAIQGTFDDALEIVRKLGEILPVEVVNSVNPYRIEGQKTGAFEVCDALGFTPDYHFIPVGNAGNITAYWKGYKEYYQRGKIEKLPKMMGWQAEGAAPIVKGYPIKNPQTIATAIKIGNPYSWQSALQAARESGGLIDAVSDDEILYAYKLVASKEGIFCEPASAASVAGLIKLCREGFFKGGEVVVCTLTGNGLKDPDTAMKVCQQPISLPPVLEEVLKLIEI; from the coding sequence ATGGATTATTGGAAAGGTATCATACACCATTACAGAGAATACCTGCCAGTGAATGAGAACACTCCCATCATCACCCTCTATGAGGGAAACACTCCCCTGGTGCACGCCCAAAACTTGGCAAGGGAGATTGGCTTTAAAGGGGAGATATTTTTAAAGTACGAGGGGCTAAACCCTACAGGTTCCTTTAAGGACAGGGGCATGACCTTGGCTATTTCCAAGGCGGTGGAGGCAGGAAAGAAGGCAGTTATTTGCGCATCTACGGGGAACACTTCCGCTTCTGCCGCTGCGTACGCTGCAAAGGCTGGTCTTAAGGCTTATGTGCTTTTGCCGAAGGGTGCGGTAGCGTTGGGAAAGCTCTCCCAGGCGGTGATCTATGGAGCACAGGTGATTGCCATTCAGGGTACCTTTGACGACGCTTTGGAGATTGTCCGGAAGCTTGGGGAGATTTTGCCGGTGGAGGTGGTAAATTCTGTAAATCCCTACCGTATTGAGGGACAAAAGACGGGAGCCTTTGAGGTCTGCGATGCCCTTGGCTTTACACCCGATTATCACTTTATACCCGTTGGCAACGCGGGCAACATCACCGCCTACTGGAAGGGCTACAAGGAGTATTACCAAAGGGGAAAAATTGAAAAACTGCCCAAGATGATGGGATGGCAAGCGGAGGGTGCTGCGCCCATAGTGAAGGGCTACCCAATAAAAAACCCACAAACCATAGCCACCGCCATAAAGATCGGAAATCCCTACAGCTGGCAATCCGCCCTGCAAGCTGCAAGGGAATCGGGAGGGCTCATTGATGCGGTTAGCGACGACGAAATACTCTACGCCTACAAGTTGGTGGCTTCAAAGGAGGGGATCTTCTGCGAGCCTGCCTCCGCCGCATCGGTGGCGGGGTTAATAAAGCTCTGCAGGGAAGGGTTCTTTAAAGGGGGTGAGGTGGTGGTATGCACCCTGACGGGCAATGGACTAAAGGACCCAGACACCGCCATGAAGGTATGCCAACAGCCCATAAGCTTACCACCGGTTTTGGAGGAGGTGTTAAAGCTCATAGAAATCTAA
- a CDS encoding efflux RND transporter permease subunit translates to MYKFFITRPVTSWMFMISFILLGLYSLRNIPIDRLPDVDFPTVSIVTTYPGADPSVVDVNVTRVIEDQISTISGIEAITSQSFSGISRIIITFSLEKDIDVAAQEVRDAVQRAMRRLPEGVDPPVVRKVDTSLAPILAILLHSKTADYQTLAYWADKVIKRDFERIDGVGQVDLGGFRDNVMWVRIDPQKLYSRNLSIQDVIEAIAKNHLDAPAGAIYGKEREYIIRLYGKAKDAKELEEIAITPNLKLRDVGYAEFGEDEKRGMARFMGEQAVALIIYKQSKTNTVATAEKVKQRMEYWNRQLPPGMRMDITFDSSVFVKDSVKAAIEEIIIGSLLTAVVVYFFLGSLRLTLVPIFAIPITLLGTVFFLYQTGQSLNTFTLLALAVAVGIVIDDAIVVLESIYRRRKEEGLSPMESAIKGTRVVVFALLASTASLVIVFIPIVFLKGVVGKLFGSFALTLIVAIALSYLVAISFTPMAVARLVDKVGEENPFTRAYARFEAFFDKLLRWSLEHKLVVVGLSLVSVLVGFQFLRMVKKEFFPLVDEGRFLVRFETPVGSSFEYTEQKTREVEEVIRKNHYVDRFGLAMGQGVAGRPTLNGGLAFVYLVDRSKRPHQREVMEMMRRELAKIRDIRVSVESAGIIGPAGGRQVDLQYVIKGPDIEELQRISERLIAEFRGRQGYRDVDTDLRLNEPQVHVKVKREKLADLGLSVEQISNTLNVLFGKFQLGTYELGSESYKLYVKAVPEFVQNIENLKKVYLKNFRGELVPLTEVVEIQETTGYQVLNRYNRQYSFSFFANLSGEKSLADAVAELEGWLRANLPPGYTFEATGQAKEFARSFQGLGFALIFALVGVYMVLASLFESYRHPFTVLVMVPLAVMGAFGLLILTNTSLSVPSYFGVILLVGIIVRDAVLFIERIIQLRKEGLQTREAILQARRERLRPILMTTVTIVSALLPVALGLTAGAELRKPLALVVIGGIFTGLPLSLFLLPVLYETFDRIKLRKKENL, encoded by the coding sequence ATGTATAAATTTTTCATAACTAGACCCGTCACCTCCTGGATGTTTATGATCTCCTTTATCCTCTTGGGTCTTTATTCACTGCGAAACATTCCCATAGACAGATTGCCCGATGTGGATTTTCCTACTGTTTCAATAGTAACCACCTACCCGGGGGCAGACCCAAGCGTGGTGGATGTGAACGTAACGAGGGTAATAGAGGACCAAATATCCACCATAAGCGGTATAGAAGCCATAACTTCTCAGAGTTTTTCCGGTATATCTCGGATCATCATTACCTTCTCCCTTGAGAAGGATATAGACGTGGCAGCGCAGGAGGTTAGGGATGCGGTTCAAAGGGCTATGAGAAGGCTCCCGGAGGGTGTGGACCCGCCCGTGGTCAGAAAGGTGGATACATCCTTGGCGCCAATATTAGCCATTCTACTTCACTCAAAAACTGCAGACTATCAGACCTTAGCCTACTGGGCGGACAAGGTCATAAAAAGGGATTTTGAACGGATAGATGGCGTAGGGCAGGTGGATTTGGGGGGCTTTAGGGACAATGTAATGTGGGTTAGGATAGACCCACAGAAACTATACTCAAGGAATCTCTCCATCCAGGATGTAATAGAAGCTATCGCCAAAAACCATCTGGACGCACCCGCGGGCGCCATCTACGGCAAAGAGAGAGAATACATAATAAGGCTTTACGGCAAGGCAAAGGATGCAAAGGAGCTTGAAGAAATCGCCATCACTCCAAACCTGAAACTCAGGGATGTGGGCTATGCGGAGTTCGGAGAGGATGAAAAGAGAGGAATGGCAAGGTTCATGGGAGAGCAGGCGGTTGCCCTCATCATATACAAGCAGTCAAAAACCAACACGGTGGCGACCGCAGAAAAGGTTAAGCAAAGAATGGAGTATTGGAACAGGCAACTTCCCCCCGGCATGCGTATGGACATTACCTTTGACTCAAGCGTTTTCGTCAAGGACAGCGTCAAGGCAGCCATAGAGGAGATCATCATAGGAAGCCTTTTAACTGCGGTGGTAGTCTATTTCTTCCTCGGAAGCTTAAGGCTAACCCTCGTGCCCATATTTGCCATACCAATAACCCTTTTGGGAACGGTCTTTTTCCTGTACCAAACGGGGCAGTCTTTGAACACCTTTACGTTGCTTGCCCTTGCGGTGGCTGTGGGTATAGTCATAGACGACGCCATAGTGGTGTTAGAGAGCATATACAGAAGGAGAAAGGAAGAAGGGCTATCGCCCATGGAGTCCGCAATAAAAGGGACCCGTGTGGTGGTGTTTGCCCTCCTTGCATCCACCGCCTCTTTGGTGATCGTGTTCATTCCTATAGTGTTCCTGAAGGGAGTGGTGGGCAAACTCTTTGGGAGCTTTGCTTTAACCTTGATCGTAGCCATAGCCCTCTCCTACTTGGTGGCCATAAGCTTTACGCCTATGGCTGTTGCCCGTCTGGTGGACAAGGTAGGAGAAGAAAACCCATTTACGAGGGCTTACGCCCGCTTTGAGGCTTTCTTTGACAAGCTTTTGAGGTGGTCCTTGGAGCACAAGTTGGTGGTGGTGGGTCTTTCTCTTGTAAGCGTGTTAGTTGGTTTTCAGTTTTTGAGAATGGTAAAAAAGGAGTTCTTTCCTCTTGTGGATGAGGGGAGGTTTTTGGTAAGGTTTGAAACGCCCGTAGGTTCCTCCTTTGAATATACGGAGCAAAAAACCAGGGAGGTAGAGGAAGTTATCAGGAAAAATCATTATGTGGATCGTTTTGGCTTGGCTATGGGACAGGGTGTAGCTGGCAGGCCCACCCTCAATGGTGGTTTAGCCTTTGTCTATCTAGTGGATAGGAGTAAAAGACCCCACCAGAGGGAAGTGATGGAGATGATGAGGAGGGAGCTGGCAAAGATAAGGGACATCAGGGTAAGTGTGGAGTCTGCGGGCATTATAGGTCCTGCGGGCGGTAGGCAGGTGGACCTGCAGTATGTAATAAAGGGTCCGGACATAGAGGAACTTCAAAGGATCTCGGAAAGATTAATAGCAGAATTCAGAGGAAGGCAAGGCTACAGGGACGTAGACACGGACCTGAGACTAAACGAACCTCAAGTGCATGTGAAGGTAAAGAGGGAAAAACTGGCAGACCTTGGGCTGAGCGTGGAGCAGATTTCCAACACCCTTAATGTCCTCTTCGGTAAATTCCAGCTGGGTACCTACGAGCTGGGTTCTGAGAGTTACAAACTTTACGTAAAGGCGGTCCCCGAGTTTGTTCAAAACATAGAAAACCTAAAAAAGGTCTATTTGAAGAACTTCAGAGGTGAGCTGGTGCCCTTAACGGAGGTGGTGGAGATACAAGAAACCACCGGCTATCAGGTGCTAAACAGATACAACAGGCAGTATTCTTTTTCCTTCTTTGCCAACCTTTCTGGCGAAAAGTCTTTGGCGGATGCGGTGGCGGAGCTTGAAGGATGGCTCAGGGCTAACCTTCCTCCCGGTTATACCTTTGAGGCAACCGGTCAGGCAAAGGAGTTTGCCCGTTCCTTCCAAGGGCTAGGCTTTGCCCTCATCTTTGCTCTGGTGGGCGTTTATATGGTTTTGGCATCCCTCTTTGAGAGCTACAGGCATCCCTTTACGGTGCTCGTGATGGTGCCCTTGGCGGTTATGGGTGCCTTTGGTCTCTTGATACTTACAAATACCTCTTTGAGCGTTCCCTCCTACTTTGGCGTGATACTGTTGGTTGGGATCATAGTCAGGGACGCGGTGCTGTTCATTGAGAGAATAATCCAGCTTAGGAAGGAAGGACTCCAAACAAGGGAAGCCATCCTTCAGGCAAGAAGGGAAAGGCTAAGACCCATTCTGATGACCACCGTAACCATAGTTTCCGCACTGTTGCCCGTAGCCCTGGGGCTTACCGCCGGTGCAGAGTTAAGAAAGCCCTTAGCTTTGGTGGTTATAGGTGGTATCTTTACCGGTCTTCCACTCAGCTTGTTCCTACTGCCCGTTCTTTACGAGACCTTTGACAGAATTAAGCTAAGAAAGAAAGAAAACCTTTAG
- a CDS encoding aldehyde dehydrogenase family protein has product MIEKRLILGGEFVKTDNLVEIKYPYTQETVAKVCFATEEEALRAVEIAKEGAKEMAKLTPYERYNLLMKAAKLLEERAEEFARTLVLEVGKTIREARTEVQRAIQTLLFSAEEARRIGGEVIPIDAHPNGRGKFGFYVREPVGIVSAITPFNFPLNLSMHKVAPALAAGNAVILKPSERTPLTPLMLGEILLEAGFPPSAISVLPGFGEVGKVITTHPDVRVVSFTGSRKVGEIIARQCGIKKLVLELGSNSAIVLHKDGDLQKAVQKTVLGGYAIAGQVCISVQRVFVHEDLFEEFLQKLSSEVEKLRVGDPMDERTDVGPMISPAEVERIQSWIDEALQMGSKLITGGVACGDKVSSVLAPTVVSLVPPNAKLFREEAFAPVVVVNPYRDVEEAINLVNDSDYGLQVGVFTQSIDTAWAFIKGIKAGGVLINEGPNFRADHMPYGGVKFSGVGREGPKYAIEDYTEIKMVIFNLNG; this is encoded by the coding sequence ATGATTGAGAAAAGGCTTATTTTGGGTGGAGAGTTTGTAAAAACAGATAACCTAGTGGAGATAAAGTATCCCTACACTCAGGAGACTGTTGCCAAGGTGTGCTTTGCTACGGAGGAGGAAGCCCTCAGGGCGGTGGAAATTGCCAAAGAGGGTGCAAAAGAGATGGCAAAGCTTACACCCTACGAAAGGTACAACTTGCTTATGAAAGCTGCCAAGCTCTTGGAGGAGAGGGCTGAAGAGTTTGCAAGGACCTTGGTCTTGGAAGTGGGAAAGACCATAAGAGAGGCAAGGACGGAAGTTCAGAGGGCTATCCAGACCCTCCTCTTTTCTGCGGAGGAAGCCAGAAGAATAGGTGGCGAGGTCATTCCCATAGATGCACATCCCAACGGAAGAGGAAAGTTTGGTTTTTATGTAAGGGAGCCGGTGGGCATAGTAAGTGCCATCACACCCTTTAACTTTCCGTTGAACCTTTCTATGCACAAGGTTGCTCCTGCCCTGGCGGCGGGTAATGCGGTTATCCTAAAGCCATCCGAGAGGACACCTTTGACCCCTCTGATGCTGGGAGAAATACTCCTTGAGGCGGGCTTTCCACCATCCGCCATTTCTGTGCTACCGGGCTTTGGAGAGGTAGGCAAGGTTATAACCACCCATCCGGATGTGAGGGTTGTTTCCTTTACGGGTAGCAGGAAGGTGGGTGAAATAATAGCCAGACAGTGCGGAATAAAAAAGCTTGTCCTTGAGCTTGGCTCCAACTCCGCCATAGTTTTGCACAAGGATGGAGACCTCCAAAAGGCTGTCCAGAAAACTGTCCTTGGTGGATACGCCATAGCGGGGCAAGTTTGCATCTCCGTTCAGAGGGTTTTTGTCCACGAAGACCTGTTTGAAGAGTTTCTGCAAAAGCTCTCCTCCGAGGTGGAAAAGCTCCGGGTGGGAGACCCTATGGACGAGAGGACCGATGTGGGTCCCATGATCTCTCCCGCTGAAGTGGAAAGAATTCAAAGCTGGATAGACGAGGCATTGCAGATGGGCTCAAAGCTCATAACTGGGGGTGTTGCTTGCGGTGATAAGGTTTCTAGTGTTCTGGCACCTACGGTGGTTAGCCTTGTTCCACCAAATGCCAAGCTTTTTAGAGAGGAAGCCTTTGCACCGGTGGTGGTAGTCAATCCTTACAGAGATGTGGAGGAAGCCATCAACTTGGTCAATGACTCCGACTACGGCTTACAGGTGGGTGTGTTTACTCAAAGTATAGACACCGCTTGGGCTTTTATAAAGGGCATAAAGGCGGGCGGAGTACTCATAAACGAGGGTCCCAACTTCCGGGCAGACCATATGCCCTACGGTGGCGTCAAGTTCTCGGGTGTAGGAAGGGAAGGTCCAAAGTACGCCATAGAGGACTATACGGAAATCAAGATGGTTATATTTAACCTCAATGGGTGA